A section of the Natronolimnobius sp. AArcel1 genome encodes:
- a CDS encoding heme exporter protein CcmB, which yields MTRHYFRVVYEVARKDLLVESRSKQTLNAAFVFSLLIIVVFSFVFGEAVGSREVLARGALWLAVVFGGAVGMSHAVALEGKNEAISGLLLAPVDRSAIYLGKVVSTAVLIVAIGTLSLAFVVVFLDYTFALDALPALLGTIVLAAIGFSAVGVLLSILMLHSQLQESLLPVLLVPLVIPIILAGTELTQPSLPNEMARAWFRVLVVYDALVVVAGWMTFEYIVEG from the coding sequence ATGACCCGGCACTACTTTCGCGTCGTCTATGAAGTTGCACGAAAGGATCTCCTTGTCGAATCACGGAGCAAACAGACGCTGAACGCAGCGTTCGTGTTTTCACTGTTAATCATCGTTGTCTTCTCGTTTGTCTTCGGCGAAGCCGTTGGCTCTCGAGAGGTCCTTGCTCGTGGCGCGCTCTGGTTGGCCGTCGTTTTTGGTGGCGCAGTTGGGATGAGCCATGCTGTGGCACTTGAGGGAAAAAACGAGGCGATCAGTGGGTTGTTGTTGGCTCCTGTTGATCGGTCGGCGATCTATCTTGGAAAAGTGGTGAGCACTGCGGTTCTCATTGTTGCGATTGGAACGCTGAGTCTGGCGTTTGTCGTGGTGTTTCTCGATTATACGTTCGCACTCGACGCGCTGCCAGCGCTGCTTGGAACCATTGTGCTCGCAGCGATTGGGTTCAGTGCTGTCGGCGTCTTACTCTCGATTCTTATGCTTCACTCTCAGCTACAGGAATCGTTGCTCCCAGTATTGCTCGTTCCGCTCGTCATCCCGATTATTCTGGCCGGCACAGAGCTCACACAACCGTCGCTCCCAAACGAGATGGCGCGGGCCTGGTTCCGAGTCTTGGTCGTTTACGACGCGCTCGTGGTAGTTGCTGGCTGGATGACGTTCGAGTATATCGTAGAAGGGTAA
- a CDS encoding ABC transporter ATP-binding protein gives MVFLSVSGVSKHFGAHIGVDDVSFELEAGETAVLFGANGAGKTTLLRMLASLSRPTEGEITIAGDPLIGSAAVRARIGVVTHETMLYEELTARENLRLHARLHGVDTTRCDDLLETVGLADRGGERVAGFSHGMSKRVSLARALIHDPDLLLFDEPYTGLDQASLQRIAGVLESLEDRAVIVSTHDLERGYRLADRVLFLRNGRLVGDSRASELASSEALIERYDEYCRETVSMGRQGHPGVSQ, from the coding sequence ATGGTCTTCCTCTCTGTGAGCGGCGTATCGAAGCACTTCGGTGCGCATATCGGCGTCGATGACGTCTCTTTCGAACTCGAGGCAGGCGAGACGGCCGTGCTGTTTGGAGCGAACGGTGCCGGGAAAACAACGCTCCTGCGGATGCTTGCGTCATTATCGCGGCCAACCGAGGGTGAGATCACAATTGCTGGTGATCCACTCATTGGCAGTGCGGCTGTCCGCGCTCGGATCGGCGTTGTAACCCACGAGACGATGCTCTATGAGGAACTCACCGCTCGTGAGAACCTCCGTCTTCACGCTCGGCTCCATGGGGTCGACACCACACGCTGTGATGACCTCCTCGAGACTGTCGGGTTAGCCGACCGCGGCGGCGAACGTGTCGCCGGCTTCTCGCATGGAATGAGCAAACGCGTCTCGCTGGCTCGAGCGCTCATCCATGATCCGGATCTGCTGTTGTTTGATGAACCGTACACCGGACTCGATCAGGCATCCCTCCAACGGATTGCAGGTGTCCTCGAGTCACTCGAGGACAGAGCAGTGATCGTCTCGACGCACGACCTCGAGCGTGGCTATCGGCTTGCTGATCGCGTTCTCTTCTTACGAAACGGTCGACTCGTCGGTGACAGCAGAGCTAGTGAACTTGCCTCGAGTGAGGCGCTCATCGAACGGTACGACGAGTACTGTCGCGAGACCGTTTCCATGGGCCGACAGGGACACCCCGGTGTCTCCCAATGA